Proteins encoded in a region of the Anoxybacillus amylolyticus genome:
- the secY gene encoding preprotein translocase subunit SecY, with product MFRTISNFMRVGDIRKKILFTLLMLIVFRIGTFIPVPNVNADVLKVQDQLNVFGVLNTFGGGALKKFSIFAMGVMPYITASIIVQLLQMDVVPKFTEWSKQGEVGRRKLAQFTRYFTIVLGFIEGFGMSYGFNNMTGGVLIKNPGIPTYLLIATVLTAGTAFLMWLGEQITAKGVGNGISIIIFAGIVSGIPSTLNQIYAQQFEDAGDQLFLRIVTVLLIALAVVAVIVGVIYIQQAFRKIPIQYAKRLEGRSPVGGHSTHLPLKVNPAGVIPVIFAVSFIVAPPTIASFFGSNDVTNWIKKTFDYTQPVGMMIYVALIIAFTYFYAFVQVNPEQMADNLKKQGGYIPGIRPGRNTQEYVTKILYRLTFVGSIFLAVIAVLPVFFVKFADLPASARIGGTSLLIVVGVALETMKQLESQLVKRHYKGFIK from the coding sequence ATGTTTCGAACAATCTCCAACTTTATGCGCGTGGGTGACATAAGAAAGAAAATCTTATTTACCCTCCTTATGCTAATTGTATTTCGGATTGGAACGTTTATTCCGGTGCCAAATGTGAATGCAGATGTATTGAAAGTGCAAGACCAATTAAATGTGTTTGGCGTTCTCAATACATTTGGAGGAGGGGCATTAAAAAAATTCTCCATTTTTGCTATGGGCGTGATGCCGTATATTACAGCATCCATCATTGTGCAATTGTTGCAGATGGATGTTGTTCCAAAATTTACAGAATGGTCGAAACAGGGAGAAGTTGGGCGACGTAAATTAGCTCAGTTTACCCGCTATTTTACGATTGTACTCGGTTTTATCGAAGGATTTGGGATGTCATACGGATTCAATAATATGACCGGTGGGGTGCTAATTAAAAATCCTGGAATCCCAACTTACTTGCTAATCGCAACAGTATTAACAGCTGGGACAGCATTTTTAATGTGGTTAGGGGAACAAATTACTGCAAAAGGTGTTGGTAATGGGATTTCTATCATTATCTTTGCCGGTATCGTTTCTGGAATCCCATCCACATTGAACCAAATTTATGCTCAGCAGTTTGAAGATGCAGGCGACCAATTGTTTTTACGAATTGTAACGGTCCTTCTAATTGCGTTAGCAGTTGTTGCGGTCATTGTTGGAGTTATTTATATCCAACAAGCGTTCCGTAAAATCCCAATTCAATATGCGAAACGTCTAGAAGGACGTAGCCCAGTAGGTGGACACTCAACCCATTTGCCGTTAAAAGTCAATCCGGCAGGGGTAATCCCTGTTATTTTTGCGGTGTCGTTTATTGTTGCTCCACCGACAATTGCATCGTTTTTCGGCTCGAATGATGTGACAAACTGGATTAAGAAAACGTTTGATTATACACAACCAGTTGGTATGATGATATACGTGGCATTAATCATTGCTTTTACGTATTTCTATGCGTTTGTTCAAGTAAATCCTGAACAAATGGCAGACAATCTCAAAAAACAAGGCGGTTATATCCCAGGCATTCGCCCAGGAAGAAACACACAAGAGTATGTTACAAAAATCCTTTATCGACTTACGTTCGTCGGGTCAATATTCTTAGCAGTAATCGCTGTTCTTCCTGTCTTCTTTGTGAAATTTGCTGATTTGCCGGCGTCCG